Proteins encoded by one window of Bauldia sp.:
- a CDS encoding ABC transporter permease, which produces MTEARTEPLPGTSANFRGSPVYHRLLAFSGLIVLFIGFSIASSNFYQTANIINILQATSVNGVLAVAATLVIISGGIDLSVGTLMTFCSVMAGVFITNWGLPIWIGVPGALLVGLASGAVSGVFIAKLKIPPFIATLGMMLIYKGLSLAICGAKPIYFTGTPDFIKISTGSVIGAVIPGVPIPNGVVILFAVAGLAAFILARTALGRFTFAMGSNEEALRLSGVNIDGWKIAIYALAGCVCGVAGILIASRINSAQPSIGQGYELDAIAAVVIGGTSLSGGRGTMLGTMIGALIISVVANGLRILSVPQEWQIVVTGSIIIVAVYADILRRRRA; this is translated from the coding sequence ATGACTGAAGCGCGCACTGAGCCGCTGCCCGGCACGTCGGCGAATTTCCGCGGCTCGCCGGTCTATCACCGCCTGCTGGCGTTCTCGGGGCTGATCGTCCTGTTCATCGGCTTCAGCATCGCGTCGTCCAATTTTTATCAGACGGCAAACATCATCAACATCCTGCAGGCGACGTCGGTGAACGGCGTGCTCGCCGTGGCGGCGACGCTGGTCATCATATCGGGCGGCATCGATCTTTCGGTGGGCACGCTGATGACGTTCTGCTCCGTGATGGCCGGCGTGTTCATCACGAACTGGGGCCTGCCTATCTGGATCGGCGTGCCCGGCGCGCTGCTCGTCGGGCTTGCCAGCGGCGCGGTGTCCGGCGTCTTCATCGCCAAGCTCAAGATCCCGCCGTTCATCGCCACGCTCGGCATGATGCTGATCTACAAGGGGCTGTCGCTGGCGATCTGCGGCGCCAAACCGATCTATTTCACCGGCACGCCGGACTTCATAAAAATATCCACCGGCTCGGTCATCGGCGCGGTAATTCCAGGAGTGCCGATCCCGAACGGCGTGGTCATCCTCTTTGCCGTCGCCGGGCTCGCGGCGTTCATCCTGGCGCGCACCGCGCTCGGCCGCTTCACCTTCGCGATGGGCTCGAACGAGGAGGCGCTGCGCCTCTCCGGCGTCAACATCGACGGCTGGAAGATCGCGATCTACGCGCTCGCCGGCTGCGTCTGCGGCGTCGCCGGCATCCTGATCGCATCGCGCATCAATTCGGCGCAGCCGTCGATCGGCCAGGGCTACGAGCTCGACGCCATCGCCGCGGTGGTGATCGGCGGCACGTCGCTCAGCGGCGGGCGCGGCACGATGCTCGGCACCATGATCGGCGCGCTCATCATCAGCGTCGTCGCCAACGGCCTGCGCATCCTGTCGGTGCCGCAGGAATGGCAGATCGTCGTCACCGGCTCGATCATCATCGTCGCCGTCTACGCAGACATCCTGAGGCGCCGTCGCGCATGA
- a CDS encoding sugar ABC transporter ATP-binding protein — translation MVNVDKSFPGVRALSKARFELMPGEVHALMGENGAGKSTLMKILAGVYRRDSGEIRLAGEAVEIATPHQAQRLGIAMIHQELSLMRHLTAAQNIFIGREPRTFGGLLLDEKKLNANVAAIFHSMHLKLDPRALVETLTIAKQQMVEIAKALSFSSRVLIMDEPTAALNDAEINELFAIIARLKADGVGIVYISHKMDEIKRIADRVTVMRDSEYVGTVPAATTPIETIISMMVGRTLTNETASARGGEDTPIALEVRGMRRGKEIRDVSFSVRKGEILGLAGLMGAGRTEVARAIFGADPVEGGEIYVDGKKVSVRSPKDAVQAGIGYLSEDRKHFGLVTGLDVRNNIAMASIERFMGPIGWLHEDRMRDSARQYIRQLAIKTPSDTQEARFLSGGNQQKVVIAKWLLRDCPILIFDEPTRGIDVGAKSEIYKLLNALAGQGRAIIMISSELPEILRLSHRIAVMCEGRLTGVLPGGSSQEEIMRLATLRQSSVEEAA, via the coding sequence ATGGTCAATGTCGATAAGTCCTTCCCGGGCGTGCGCGCGCTGTCGAAGGCGCGCTTCGAACTCATGCCCGGCGAAGTCCACGCCCTGATGGGCGAGAACGGCGCCGGCAAGTCGACGCTCATGAAGATTCTCGCCGGGGTTTACCGGCGCGACAGCGGCGAGATCCGGCTCGCCGGCGAGGCGGTCGAGATCGCGACCCCGCACCAGGCGCAGCGCCTCGGCATCGCGATGATCCATCAGGAACTGAGCCTGATGCGGCACCTGACCGCCGCGCAGAACATCTTCATCGGCCGCGAGCCGCGCACCTTCGGCGGTCTGCTGCTCGACGAGAAGAAGCTCAACGCGAACGTCGCGGCGATCTTCCACTCGATGCACCTTAAGCTCGACCCGCGCGCGCTGGTCGAGACGCTGACCATCGCCAAGCAGCAGATGGTAGAGATCGCCAAGGCGCTGAGCTTCAGCTCGCGCGTGCTCATCATGGACGAGCCGACCGCGGCGCTGAACGACGCCGAGATCAACGAGCTGTTCGCGATCATCGCGCGGCTCAAGGCCGACGGCGTCGGCATCGTCTACATCTCGCACAAGATGGACGAGATCAAACGCATCGCCGACCGCGTGACGGTGATGCGCGACAGCGAATACGTCGGCACCGTGCCGGCGGCGACGACGCCGATCGAGACGATCATCTCGATGATGGTCGGCCGCACGCTGACCAACGAGACGGCGAGCGCACGCGGCGGCGAGGACACGCCGATCGCGCTCGAAGTGCGCGGCATGCGGCGCGGCAAGGAAATTCGCGACGTCTCGTTCAGCGTCCGCAAGGGCGAGATTCTCGGCCTCGCCGGCCTGATGGGCGCCGGGCGGACGGAAGTGGCGCGGGCGATCTTCGGCGCCGATCCGGTCGAGGGCGGCGAGATTTACGTCGACGGCAAGAAGGTCTCGGTGCGCTCGCCAAAGGACGCGGTGCAGGCCGGCATCGGCTACCTCAGCGAGGACCGCAAGCACTTCGGCCTCGTCACCGGCCTCGACGTGCGCAACAACATCGCCATGGCCTCGATCGAGCGGTTCATGGGCCCGATCGGCTGGCTGCACGAAGACAGGATGCGCGACTCGGCGCGGCAATACATCCGCCAGCTCGCGATCAAGACGCCGTCCGATACGCAGGAGGCGCGGTTCCTTTCCGGCGGCAACCAGCAGAAGGTGGTCATCGCCAAGTGGCTGCTGCGCGACTGCCCGATCCTGATCTTCGACGAGCCGACGCGCGGCATCGACGTCGGGGCGAAATCCGAAATCTACAAGCTGCTCAACGCGCTCGCCGGCCAGGGCCGCGCGATCATCATGATATCCTCGGAGCTGCCGGAGATTCTCCGCCTCAGCCACCGCATCGCGGTGATGTGCGAGGGGCGTCTGACCGGCGTACTGCCGGGCGGCTCGTCACAGGAGGAGATCATGCGGCTGGCGACGCTACGGCAAAGCTCTGTGGAGGAGGCTGCCTGA